One genomic region from bacterium encodes:
- a CDS encoding tetratricopeptide repeat protein, which translates to MIKKTAIILIIGLAGVGYAQQVSGDSLVKLLEYAKTYYNGGDYEKAITELEKALTFLKQLNQIDQVEAYKYLAFSYVAFGETGKAKEQFRKALALDPKMELDPLTVSPKIIKVFEEVKSEIAVKPPVKPPVKPVTAAPAEGRSCFSTVGSCCLPGLGQRDRGQSGKGTMLMVTTGVLWSSSIISSLVMEVKHQAYLDAEPGDPDAIENAYKAYKRWDNIAFTSWLCLGGLYLYNAYDIFFSRAKTGSSMNELLKDHMYCDVDAEHIGFGYICRF; encoded by the coding sequence ATGATAAAAAAAACTGCGATCATATTGATCATCGGGCTGGCCGGTGTCGGCTATGCCCAGCAAGTATCGGGTGATTCTTTGGTAAAGCTACTTGAATACGCGAAGACCTATTACAACGGCGGAGACTATGAAAAGGCGATAACCGAATTGGAAAAAGCGCTGACCTTCTTAAAACAGCTCAACCAGATCGATCAGGTGGAAGCGTACAAGTACCTGGCTTTCAGCTACGTGGCGTTCGGCGAGACCGGAAAAGCGAAAGAACAGTTCCGCAAGGCACTCGCCCTTGATCCCAAAATGGAACTGGACCCCCTGACCGTATCGCCCAAGATCATAAAGGTGTTTGAAGAGGTAAAATCCGAGATCGCGGTCAAACCGCCGGTAAAACCACCGGTCAAGCCGGTCACAGCCGCGCCCGCAGAAGGGCGCAGTTGCTTTTCAACCGTTGGATCCTGCTGCCTGCCGGGCTTGGGGCAGAGGGACCGGGGCCAAAGTGGTAAAGGCACCATGTTAATGGTCACAACCGGCGTACTGTGGTCTTCTTCTATCATCAGTTCGCTGGTGATGGAGGTCAAACATCAGGCTTATCTTGATGCTGAGCCGGGCGATCCGGACGCAATTGAGAATGCTTATAAGGCTTACAAACGATGGGATAACATAGCTTTTACGTCCTGGCTATGCCTGGGGGGCTTGTATCTCTACAACGCGTACGATATCTTTTTTTCCAGGGCAAAGACCGGGTCATCCATGAATGAGTTGTTGAAAGACCATATGTACTGTGATGTCGACGCCGAACACATTGGTTTTGGTTACATTTGCAGGTTTTAG